TGTTTTTTTTGATGGCCGTAAATTTTTCTGTTTACGCACAGCACGATAGCACAACGGTGAGAATCAGAAAAAATTCTTTTTTTGTTGAATATGGTGGAAATGCAGTGGAGGATGGGGTTCGTTTTAAGCAGAGATTTTCGATAAGCTACGATAGAATTTTGATGGGGAATAAACTTGTTAAATCAACTGTTCGCATTGGATACGCTATTCCTACAAAAAATTATTACTTTCCTATTCCTTATGACAGAAGTGAACATATCATACCCATTATGATGAATCTTTTGATTGGTAAAAAGAACTTTTATTTTGAAATCGGAATAGGAGTCGATTTCGTCCTTTTTAATTCTGATCATGCACATGTTTATGAAGCATTTACATCAGTGTTTGGATTACGTTATCAAAATTATGAAAAGGGGATAATGGCAAGAATAGGAGTTACACCGACGATCGGAAATTTAAATGGAACATATTCTACTGGATCTTATCCTTATTTAGGTTCCTTGTTTGGTATAAGTATTGGATATAGTTTTTTTAAAAAATGATAAATCAATAGCCATGAAAAAAATCAGTTTGTTCTTTTTATTTATATCACTCAGCATTTTCGTAAATGCTCAGAACGACCAAACCAATCTCGATAAATACTGGCACTATCGTTATCGCCTTGTCAATGATTTTATGGTAGTGGGCGATGGACCGGGAATGAGTCTGCCTGCCTGTATCAGAAACAAAGGTGGTACCCAGAATTTATATTGGGGAGAAACGCCCGTTTACCTTGGTTATTATCTCGGCGTGCTTGCAACGGAATATCGTTTGCTTAAAGATAATGGGCAAAATACGGATAGAACACTTACGGAACTCTACTATGCGCTGAAGGCAAGTGTGCGAATTGATTTTGTGGCCGAGAGTTACATTGCATGGAATCAATCAAATGTAGTTGATGGATTTTTGATTCGTGATGATGTGCCAGCAAATTTTGTCACACAGCATTCAAATGAATTGAATCAGAACAGGGTTTCTACAGACCCCGCTTTTGAAATTGGGTCAGGAAGACCGGGACCGGTTTCAGTTACGGAATCTGACTACTCTCATTTTCTTAACGATCCTGATCCAAGCAAAGTAGCGGTAAGCCAGGATGTGATCTATCAACTTTTAATGGGATTTGCATTGGTAAAAAGATATACTGATGACGGCGTGCTCACATTCAATAATTATGTAACTGGAACTACGGATAATGCAGATTTAAAAGCTATGGCAGTTGACGAAGCTGATAAAATTGTAAGCTTCATAAAAGAGAATCACGGTCACCATTGGGTAATACATGATCCAAATGATAATGCTGTAGTAGGAGGAAGTAATTTAGATATGGCAGCGCAGTCTTATGGACTTGCATTATCAGGTACATACATTACCGGGATTACTTATAACGATTCGCACACCGATCCATCATTATGGCAAGGTCTTCAGGATCCTAATGTTCTTCTGTGCGATCCAATCAGTAATCAGGCAAGTGTTCATCCGATGGGTATGGTGTTGGCAGCAATGAGTAATTCATGGAGAAATACTGTGGGTAATAATACTACGCCGGATAAAATATTAGAGAACGGCGATTACGATGCCGGAGGAACATTTGGATGTGCATATTTTGATAATCATTTTGGATGGGATGTATTTTATGGAATGTTGTGGGATGGATTTTACGGCGGACAAATGCACATAGGAGATTTATGTAAGGCACGGGATATATTGAATTCTGCTTTTGCAGATGGTCCTTTTGATCACAATGTTGCCGATAAAGCTTATCCGGGTTGGTGCGCAACAAGACGATTTTTCGACGATTCTCCTCGACAAAACATTGGTAAACCGGGTTTCGAAGGAAATTACAACGGTTTGGATTATATGCTTCTTTTCAATTTGTATTATTTGGATTCGAAAGCACAAGGTGCTCCAATTTTTATTCCGCAGCAGAGTGATCCATTTATTTCAGATCACTATCCTTACTTTGATCCGGCCATTCAGGAAGAAACAGGAGATATTTCTGATCCAGTAACGATTTTTTCTCCATATTTTCCTGTGATTGCAAATTCACTTTCAGTTAATTCTCCTCAATATACTGAATCTGGATACCTTATAATTTTTGGAGGGCCACAAGGAGTACTATTAACGAATACAACGGTAGAAAATTATGCATCGCTCACTGTTTTCAATAATGAACTGAATACAACTTGTGTTCCGTTACAGGATTATTTTTTTGATGAGTGCTCCTATCAACGTATAATTAATCCGGATTATTCTTCTTCTAATGGGAATGAATACCTGCCGTCGTATGCTCCGACGGATGAATTTAAACTTTATCCAAACCCTTCGTCAATGTCAATCAATTTGAATTTTCCTGTAAGCGAAACTTCAAATCCATTGGTTCAAATTTTTAATGCCGAGGGAAAAATTGTTTATGAGTCGAAAAATATATTTTCTCAAAACAATGCTATTGATGTTTCTACATTTACTCCTGGTCAATATTTGATAAGGGTAATCGATGATGAAAAGGTTTACACAAAAAAATTTCTCAAGGAATAGTTCCAAAAATGCTTAAAAAATTCTTATTCATTTTATTTATTATTCCTGCTAATTTCATAAGTGGGCAGAATGGATTTTCAATTCAAGCATTGGGCGATATGGGTATTTCGCACATTTCAGGAAACCAATTTGCAATAAAGCAGACAGGATATTACAGCAATTATTATGTGTTTGATAAAATGAAGGATTCACTTACAATAAAGTTTGGCGGCGGTTTAAAAATCCAATACACATTTCTAAAAAATATTTCATCCGGATTGGGAATTTATTATTCAAATCAACGACAACTTTACAAAAACTATATTCAATCTGGTCGTTGGACAGATTCAGTCAGTGGGGATTATTATGACAAAACAACTGTCCAGAAAAAAGAAATCAACCTTAATTATTTATACCTGCCTGTTATATTCACTTATAAATTTCGCTCCGAAAAAAAAATTTGTATTTCAATATTGGGTGGAATGAATTTTGGATTTCTTATCAACTACAAGATAAATAATATGAAGAGTGAAAACGGAGTGATTTACACCTGGAATGGATCGGACACAATTGCCGATACTTATTCCACTAATGAAAATGGAATAACCCGAGGTAAAAAGTTTGACTATAATTACACGTATTCATCTTCCATTTTTCCCGGAGGCAGTTCGCATTTTACAAACACACTCAATAAAAATGCTTTCAGGTTATTCGACCCTGAAATTATTTTAGGCATCGGATTGGAATGGAATATGAACGATCGATTTTCCATTCCTTTCGATTTTGTCTATTATAAAGGTTTTAGGGACGTGAAAAATCTTACTGCTCAGGTGATCGGTAGTACTTATAATCCTCCTCCCGTCACGGGTAATTACTGGACTGCACAATATGATGTTGCAAATCCCTTCATTAATTCTTGTCTAAATTTTGAGATTGGTTTGATCTATAAATTTTCATCAAAAAAAACTAATTGATATGGCAACTAAAAGTGAGGTTGAGGAAATTAATTGTTAATAGGGAAAAAATTTATTCCGGATAATTAGAATTCAGGGCATCTCTAAAAACACAGAAATGCAAGGCGGGATTTACTATTCGTAAATGAGGATTTTGAGGATGTAGCCCAACGCAGCAGTTCGAAGTTATTAGAGATGCCCTTCATTTATATCCTCACTGCTATCACGCATACATCATCCACTTGTTCGAGTTTGCTTTCTTTTCCATCGGTACCGGGCCAGGCTCTCCATTTTTCAAACGCTTCATCTAATTTTTTCTTCTGGTATTCCATCGGCTCGTTGCACATGGAAAGAAGAAGATCTTCAAGCTGTTTGTATTTGAATTTTTTTCCTTTAGGTCCGCCGAACTGGTCAGCAAATCCGTCGGTGAACGTATAAATGATATCTCCTTTTTTGAGATCGATCTTTTGCAAAGTGAAATTCGCCATGTCGCCGGTATGTTTTCCAACGGGCATCTTATCCGGTTTGTACTCGGTGAGTTTTCCGTCGCGCACATGCCAGAGTGGATTATTCGCGCACGCAAATTCAAGTTTCAGATTTTTCAGATCGTACGCGCAGAGAATACAATCCATTCCATCCTTCGATTCCTCTTCCGAACCTTCAGGATTGAGTGAATTGATGATCCCGGTGCGAACACTATCGAGGATCTCGTTCGGATGCATGAGATTTTTCTCAACGATCGACTCGTTGAGATGAGAAATTCCCATCATGCTCATGAGCGCCCCCGGTACACCGTGGCCGGTGCAGTCGGCAGTGGCCATGTAGAAGATCTCGCTGTCACGGCCGGGATGTTTGTGCGCGAGTGCGAAGTAAAAATCTCCGCTTACAATGTCTTTGGGTTTGTACAGGATGAAAAAATTCCTGGTTTCGGTGGCGGTTGCTGTTGTGCTCATAAGGGTAAATATATCAAAGTTGCCTGTAATGCGAAATAAAATCGGGTTGAATTTTTGGAAAGGATAGCAGAAAACAGGGAACACGCCTTATATTTAGGGCTCGCCTTAACCGGCTGTTTATCCTGCCATAATAAGGGAAATCGCACGCACTACCCTGAGCTTTCCATTCCCGTCCTTATTATTCACTTCACATCTTAACCGCATTTTGCACGACTGTGCATTGGCATTAATTTTTTTATTGCTCAGCATTATGACAGAAGAATTTCTCCATTACATCTGGGAAACAAAACAATTCCTGCATGAGGATCTTTGCACTTCCAGCGGAGGACTACTCTCAGTTATCCATCCCGGGGCGCACAATTTTTATTCGGGGCCCGATTTTTTTAATGCGCAGTTAAAGATAAACGAACAGTTGTGGGCAGGCAACGTGGAGATCCACATTCGTTCTTCCGACTGGAACCGTCATGCGCACACGCACGATCCTGCATACGATAACGTGATCCTGCACGTGGTGTATGAGCACGATGCGGAAGTGAAGAAATGCAATGGGGATGAAATGCCAACGCTGGTGCTCAATGGAAGAATTCCCGATCAACTGGTGGCTTCCTATTTTTCCATGCGGAATTCAAAAGAGAAGATCGCCTGTGGTCGTGCCGGAAAAGATACCGCACTCCGGATCGCAAGAGAAACGATGTTGTCACGTGCGCTTATTGATCGCCTTGCGCGAAAAACGGATGAAATGAAATTTCTGCTTGCACAGCTTAACGGCGATTGGGAAGAATTTTTTTACCGTCTTGTTCTTCATAGTTTCGGAATGAAAGTGAATGCCGATCCCATGCGCCAACTCGGGAATATTATTCCTCACCGTTTGCTTTTAAAATACCGCGATGCTATTTTCAGAATGGAAGCTCTCCTTTTCGGCGCCAGCGGATTACTCACAGTGGAAGAAGATGAATACGCCGGAAAACTACAGAAAGAATTTTCATTTCTGCAAAAAGTCCACGGTCTTGGAAGCATGGAAAAACACGCATGGAAATTCATGCGATTGCGCCCGAATAATTTTCCAACACTGCGCATCGCGCAGGCCGCTGCATTTTTTGGCAAGCATGAAAAACCTTTTCGCTCCTGCATCGAAACAAATGATCCGGAAATGCTCAGGAAAGTTTTTGATGTAAAAGCTTCGGGCTATTGGAATGATCATTACCGCTTTGGAGTGAAAAGCCGGACCTATGAAAAGTGCACCGGGAAAAATTCCGCAGAAATTCTGCTCATCAATGTGATCGTTCCACTGAAATTCCTCTATGGAAAATCGAAGAAAGAAGAAAAATATTCTGAAGAAGCGATCTCCCTGCTCGAAAAAATTACAGCGGAAAAAAATTCAGTCGTAGAAAAATACAGGAAGGAAGAATGGGAAATAAATTCGGCTGCCGAT
This DNA window, taken from Bacteroidota bacterium, encodes the following:
- a CDS encoding T9SS type A sorting domain-containing protein → MKKISLFFLFISLSIFVNAQNDQTNLDKYWHYRYRLVNDFMVVGDGPGMSLPACIRNKGGTQNLYWGETPVYLGYYLGVLATEYRLLKDNGQNTDRTLTELYYALKASVRIDFVAESYIAWNQSNVVDGFLIRDDVPANFVTQHSNELNQNRVSTDPAFEIGSGRPGPVSVTESDYSHFLNDPDPSKVAVSQDVIYQLLMGFALVKRYTDDGVLTFNNYVTGTTDNADLKAMAVDEADKIVSFIKENHGHHWVIHDPNDNAVVGGSNLDMAAQSYGLALSGTYITGITYNDSHTDPSLWQGLQDPNVLLCDPISNQASVHPMGMVLAAMSNSWRNTVGNNTTPDKILENGDYDAGGTFGCAYFDNHFGWDVFYGMLWDGFYGGQMHIGDLCKARDILNSAFADGPFDHNVADKAYPGWCATRRFFDDSPRQNIGKPGFEGNYNGLDYMLLFNLYYLDSKAQGAPIFIPQQSDPFISDHYPYFDPAIQEETGDISDPVTIFSPYFPVIANSLSVNSPQYTESGYLIIFGGPQGVLLTNTTVENYASLTVFNNELNTTCVPLQDYFFDECSYQRIINPDYSSSNGNEYLPSYAPTDEFKLYPNPSSMSINLNFPVSETSNPLVQIFNAEGKIVYESKNIFSQNNAIDVSTFTPGQYLIRVIDDEKVYTKKFLKE
- a CDS encoding SpoIIE family protein phosphatase, with the protein product MSTTATATETRNFFILYKPKDIVSGDFYFALAHKHPGRDSEIFYMATADCTGHGVPGALMSMMGISHLNESIVEKNLMHPNEILDSVRTGIINSLNPEGSEEESKDGMDCILCAYDLKNLKLEFACANNPLWHVRDGKLTEYKPDKMPVGKHTGDMANFTLQKIDLKKGDIIYTFTDGFADQFGGPKGKKFKYKQLEDLLLSMCNEPMEYQKKKLDEAFEKWRAWPGTDGKESKLEQVDDVCVIAVRI
- a CDS encoding DUF2851 family protein; amino-acid sequence: MTEEFLHYIWETKQFLHEDLCTSSGGLLSVIHPGAHNFYSGPDFFNAQLKINEQLWAGNVEIHIRSSDWNRHAHTHDPAYDNVILHVVYEHDAEVKKCNGDEMPTLVLNGRIPDQLVASYFSMRNSKEKIACGRAGKDTALRIARETMLSRALIDRLARKTDEMKFLLAQLNGDWEEFFYRLVLHSFGMKVNADPMRQLGNIIPHRLLLKYRDAIFRMEALLFGASGLLTVEEDEYAGKLQKEFSFLQKVHGLGSMEKHAWKFMRLRPNNFPTLRIAQAAAFFGKHEKPFRSCIETNDPEMLRKVFDVKASGYWNDHYRFGVKSRTYEKCTGKNSAEILLINVIVPLKFLYGKSKKEEKYSEEAISLLEKITAEKNSVVEKYRKEEWEINSAADSQSVLELKRNYCDRKKCLDCEVGRKMLYS